In Stigmatella aurantiaca, the following proteins share a genomic window:
- a CDS encoding SDR family NAD(P)-dependent oxidoreductase yields the protein MGSIPDTRLALVTGASRGIGAAIAEVLARHSFRVALLARDEKALASVEKTLRAAGAQAWPFICDVADEAAVGTVLGAIEARLGPPSVLVNNAGFGGPFHRADEVPKAEWEALFGVNVDSLHYFCRWALPRMKAQGFGRIINISSIQGLFGGALSSTYVAAKHAVVGYSKAVAAEWGAYGITCNAVCPGYIDTEMLANADPAVRQELLKRIPTGRFGRPEEVAELVAFLAGPAGGYVNGSALVMDGGLSSHLANGLPSF from the coding sequence ATGGGCTCGATTCCGGACACGCGCCTGGCCCTTGTCACCGGCGCCAGCCGCGGCATTGGCGCGGCGATCGCGGAGGTGCTCGCGCGCCACTCCTTCCGTGTGGCCCTGCTGGCGCGGGATGAGAAGGCCCTGGCCTCGGTCGAGAAGACGCTGCGGGCCGCGGGGGCCCAGGCCTGGCCGTTCATCTGCGATGTGGCGGACGAGGCCGCGGTGGGCACGGTGCTGGGCGCGATCGAGGCGCGCCTGGGGCCCCCCAGCGTGCTCGTGAACAACGCGGGCTTCGGCGGGCCCTTCCACCGCGCGGACGAGGTGCCCAAGGCGGAGTGGGAGGCCCTGTTCGGCGTGAACGTGGACAGCCTCCACTACTTCTGCCGGTGGGCCCTGCCCCGGATGAAGGCGCAGGGCTTCGGGCGCATCATCAACATCTCCTCCATCCAGGGGCTGTTTGGCGGGGCGCTCTCGTCCACCTACGTCGCCGCCAAGCACGCCGTCGTCGGCTACTCCAAGGCCGTGGCCGCCGAGTGGGGGGCCTATGGCATCACCTGCAACGCCGTCTGCCCGGGCTACATCGACACGGAGATGCTGGCGAACGCGGACCCCGCCGTGCGGCAGGAGCTGCTGAAGCGGATCCCCACGGGCCGGTTCGGCCGCCCCGAGGAGGTGGCGGAGCTGGTGGCCTTCCTGGCGGGGCCCGCGGGCGGCTACGTCAATGGCAGCGCGCTGGTCATGGACGGCGGCCTGTCGTCGCACCTGGCCAACGGCCTGCCCTCATTCTGA
- a CDS encoding WecB/TagA/CpsF family glycosyltransferase, which translates to MTGTPERALAARAQDFRELHERIQCIGDARAQEALLERLQHPTRPFIVSFVNAHAANLGWNTPAMLESLLRSDLLLRDGIGVKLGLQAFGHAPGLNMNGTDFIPRIARAYRGRRAALFGTKPPWLDTARRKLEDEGLTVVACHDGFAPAETYLQLAAETKPELIILAMGMPKQEDIAVRLREHLSHPVLIVNGGAILDFLGGKVTRAPTWLRTLGLEWTYRLYLEPQRLARRYLLGIPVFFSHVAVTRLVDPQTSRGQKGSS; encoded by the coding sequence ATGACGGGCACCCCAGAGCGAGCGCTGGCCGCGCGCGCACAAGACTTCCGCGAGCTGCACGAGCGCATCCAGTGCATCGGTGACGCGCGCGCCCAGGAAGCCCTCCTGGAGCGCCTCCAGCACCCCACGCGCCCCTTCATCGTCTCGTTCGTCAACGCGCACGCGGCCAACCTCGGGTGGAACACGCCGGCCATGCTGGAGAGCCTGCTGCGCTCGGATCTGCTGCTGCGCGACGGCATCGGCGTGAAGCTGGGGCTCCAGGCCTTCGGGCACGCGCCCGGGCTGAACATGAACGGCACGGACTTCATCCCGAGGATTGCCCGCGCCTACCGGGGCCGCCGCGCCGCGCTCTTCGGCACCAAGCCGCCGTGGCTGGACACCGCGCGGCGCAAGCTGGAGGACGAGGGGCTCACCGTCGTGGCGTGCCACGATGGCTTCGCCCCCGCGGAGACGTACCTTCAGCTCGCCGCCGAGACGAAGCCGGAGCTCATCATCCTGGCCATGGGCATGCCCAAGCAGGAGGACATCGCGGTGCGCCTGCGCGAGCACCTCTCGCACCCGGTGCTCATCGTCAACGGGGGCGCCATCCTCGACTTCCTGGGGGGCAAGGTGACGCGCGCGCCCACGTGGCTGCGCACGCTCGGCCTGGAGTGGACGTACCGCCTCTACCTGGAACCCCAACGGCTTGCCCGCCGGTATCTTCTCGGAATACCCGTTTTCTTCTCCCACGTGGCCGTCACCCGGTTGGTTGATCCCCAAACGTCCAGGGGCCAGAAAGGGTCATCCTGA
- a CDS encoding GNAT family N-acetyltransferase: protein MPPPPPPAALDAPELSFISPGHPLYAAELELRFRVLREPLGLPRASVTFPFEHESLHLVAHQEGRVVGCVLFHPDSPGGGRLFAMAVSPALQGSGLGRRLVTALEAELPRRGMVSIHLHARATVVPFYERLGYTVHGEPFTEVNIPHRHMRKLLPSSILGPREM, encoded by the coding sequence ATGCCCCCTCCCCCCCCGCCCGCCGCCCTGGATGCCCCCGAGCTGAGCTTCATCTCCCCGGGACATCCCCTCTACGCGGCGGAGCTGGAGCTGCGCTTCCGCGTGCTGCGGGAGCCGCTGGGCCTGCCGCGTGCCTCCGTCACCTTCCCCTTCGAACACGAGAGCCTGCACCTCGTGGCGCACCAGGAGGGCCGCGTGGTGGGGTGTGTCCTGTTTCACCCCGATTCGCCCGGGGGGGGCCGCCTGTTCGCCATGGCCGTCTCGCCTGCCCTCCAGGGCAGCGGGCTGGGCCGGCGGCTCGTCACCGCCCTGGAGGCGGAGCTGCCGCGGCGCGGTATGGTTTCGATCCACCTTCACGCGCGCGCCACCGTGGTGCCCTTCTACGAGCGCCTGGGCTACACCGTCCACGGCGAGCCCTTCACGGAAGTGAACATTCCCCATCGGCACATGCGCAAGTTGCTGCCATCCTCTATCCTCGGCCCCCGGGAGATGTGA
- a CDS encoding SDR family oxidoreductase — protein MAVQNALVVGGTGDIGSAVLRKLRAEGVRTVCAAMDVREETGESLRVDITDEASVAAMFEKVEQALGPLDVLMNCAGVGYFTPVEETPLQEWRRTLEVNLTGAFLCAREAFKRMKAHGGGRILHIGSVSDHLTLPMNAAYAASKHGLRGLTGVLNEEGKAHGVRATLVSLGAVYTSLWHTRPEFSPADMLPLEEVAQSLWEIARKPLNVRVDEIRLLPSKGVL, from the coding sequence ATGGCGGTCCAGAATGCGCTCGTCGTCGGGGGGACCGGAGACATTGGCTCCGCAGTCCTCCGCAAGCTGAGGGCCGAGGGCGTGCGCACGGTGTGCGCGGCAATGGACGTCCGGGAGGAGACGGGGGAGTCACTCCGGGTGGACATCACGGACGAGGCCTCGGTGGCGGCGATGTTCGAGAAGGTAGAGCAGGCGCTGGGCCCTCTGGACGTGTTGATGAACTGCGCGGGCGTTGGCTACTTCACGCCGGTCGAGGAGACGCCGCTCCAGGAGTGGCGCCGGACGCTCGAGGTGAACCTGACGGGGGCCTTCCTGTGCGCGCGCGAGGCGTTCAAGCGGATGAAGGCGCACGGCGGGGGGCGCATCCTCCACATCGGCTCGGTGAGCGACCACCTGACCCTGCCGATGAACGCGGCCTACGCGGCCTCCAAGCACGGGCTCCGGGGACTGACGGGGGTGCTGAACGAGGAGGGCAAGGCCCACGGCGTCCGGGCCACGCTCGTCTCGCTGGGGGCCGTCTACACGTCCTTGTGGCACACGCGCCCGGAGTTCAGCCCCGCCGACATGCTGCCCCTGGAGGAAGTGGCCCAGAGTCTGTGGGAGATTGCCCGCAAGCCACTGAACGTCCGGGTCGATGAGATCCGGCTGCTGCCTTCCAAAGGAGTACTCTGA
- a CDS encoding TonB-dependent receptor domain-containing protein → MIWFRPVFLLLLWLTPLLALANNTADEADVAFELGNEAYARGNYNEALSAYFTSYRLVPNRNVLFNIARCYEAQNRLNEAYRYYDDLSTEALSSDDAAEVRRSLERLRPRVALVHVNTVPEGAEVYMDRTDLGSRGRSPQTLALPPGRHKVMVHKEGYQPAEATVLLARGKLVTQSLELTLITGKVELTGTPVGAEVRNAPDGPVLTQVPGTLSLPPGQHLLYVRAPGHAPTQLVAEVTAEATVKVPVALRSQEKPTGRLVVTANRDNASVRVDGQPAGFTPTVLTLPEGDHTLEVESLEVRPLRKTVRVVAEKEVKLHAELRYEPPPVRAASKGLLSVDEAPASTTVLSQEELRAFGWRTLAEALAGVRGFFLVDDRNYTHVGVRGFSPPGDLNTRLLILWDGHALNDVWAGQGYAAHDLSVDLEEVERIEVVRGPGSALYGTGAFFAVVNVVPRESLGTRRVELTGAVGGLGTTRMHATAGWDNGTDRSVLVSAAGMHARGADTTPLTPGVRVEGLDGERAGTASLRARLGYLTLMAQLHGRRKDIPTGASQTVISASGTQVQDVRGFAEARYERPLGERVSLSLRGSVDLSRYRGYWMYYENGEGSALTRDTDAGQAEWLSAEARVLLALFQGNHLTLGLEGQHQLRIGQEVFGGEGLTPLNERTLLSLYLLDEWRLHPRLSLSVGVRVDRYSDLDATPFTPRLALIGRPYAVGLTKLVVGRAFRAPNAYELFYEDRLVTQRPALELDPETITTFELEHSHDLTDELRLTVAGYHNRIANLVTLELEQLGTPQCGSTPGTEQCLVYRNTSGETLAWGAEAGIHWQPGRYLLVDLSYSYVTLRNASDEVQAVAPAHIASGRLLLPLGNGEMRLATQATYQSARKSSASAPSVGEAVLVSFGISGDLARFRYFAGVQNLLDERYTLPVSNEISTEPVAQYGRTFTLQLTGAF, encoded by the coding sequence ATGATCTGGTTTCGGCCCGTTTTCCTCCTCTTGCTGTGGCTCACCCCGTTGCTCGCGCTGGCCAACAACACCGCCGATGAGGCGGATGTCGCGTTCGAGCTGGGAAACGAGGCCTACGCCCGGGGCAACTACAACGAGGCCCTGAGCGCCTACTTCACCAGCTACCGGCTCGTCCCCAACCGCAACGTCCTCTTCAACATCGCCCGCTGCTACGAGGCCCAGAACCGCCTCAACGAGGCCTACCGCTACTACGACGACCTCTCCACCGAGGCGCTCTCCAGCGACGATGCCGCCGAGGTCCGGCGCTCCCTGGAGCGGCTCCGCCCGCGGGTGGCCCTGGTGCACGTCAACACCGTGCCCGAGGGCGCCGAGGTCTACATGGACCGGACGGACCTGGGCAGCCGGGGCCGCTCGCCCCAGACGCTCGCGCTGCCGCCCGGCCGCCACAAGGTCATGGTCCACAAGGAGGGCTACCAGCCCGCCGAGGCCACGGTGTTGCTCGCGCGCGGCAAGCTGGTGACCCAGAGCCTGGAGCTCACCCTCATCACCGGCAAGGTGGAGCTGACCGGCACCCCCGTGGGCGCCGAGGTCCGCAACGCGCCCGACGGCCCCGTGCTCACCCAGGTGCCCGGAACGCTGAGCCTGCCCCCCGGCCAGCACCTGCTCTACGTGCGCGCCCCGGGGCATGCCCCCACCCAGCTCGTGGCCGAGGTGACGGCCGAGGCCACGGTGAAGGTGCCGGTGGCGCTGCGCTCCCAGGAGAAGCCCACCGGGCGGCTCGTCGTCACCGCCAACCGGGACAACGCCAGCGTGCGCGTGGACGGGCAGCCCGCGGGCTTCACCCCCACGGTGCTCACCCTCCCCGAGGGCGACCACACGCTGGAGGTCGAGAGCCTGGAGGTGCGCCCCCTGCGCAAGACGGTGCGCGTGGTGGCCGAGAAGGAGGTGAAGCTCCACGCCGAGCTGCGCTACGAGCCGCCCCCGGTGCGCGCCGCCTCCAAGGGCCTGCTGTCCGTGGACGAGGCCCCCGCCTCCACCACCGTGCTCTCTCAAGAGGAGCTGCGCGCCTTTGGCTGGCGCACCCTGGCCGAGGCCCTGGCCGGGGTGCGCGGCTTCTTCCTCGTGGATGACCGCAACTACACCCACGTGGGCGTGCGCGGCTTCTCCCCGCCCGGAGACCTCAACACCCGCCTGCTCATCCTCTGGGATGGCCACGCGCTCAACGACGTGTGGGCCGGCCAGGGCTACGCGGCGCACGACCTGTCGGTGGACCTGGAAGAGGTGGAGCGCATCGAGGTGGTGCGCGGCCCGGGCAGCGCCCTGTACGGCACGGGCGCCTTCTTCGCCGTCGTCAACGTGGTGCCGCGCGAGTCGCTGGGCACCCGCCGCGTGGAGCTGACCGGGGCGGTGGGCGGGCTGGGCACCACGCGCATGCACGCCACCGCGGGCTGGGACAACGGCACGGACCGCTCGGTGCTGGTGTCCGCCGCGGGCATGCACGCCCGGGGCGCGGACACCACGCCGCTGACCCCGGGGGTCCGCGTGGAGGGGCTCGACGGCGAGCGCGCCGGCACCGCCTCGCTGCGCGCGCGCCTGGGCTACCTCACCCTGATGGCCCAGCTCCACGGCCGCCGCAAGGACATCCCCACCGGGGCCTCGCAGACGGTGATCAGCGCCTCGGGCACCCAGGTGCAGGACGTGCGCGGCTTCGCCGAGGCGCGCTACGAGCGCCCCCTGGGCGAGCGCGTCAGCCTCTCGCTCCGGGGCTCGGTGGACCTGAGCCGCTACCGGGGCTACTGGATGTACTACGAGAACGGCGAGGGCTCGGCGCTCACGCGCGACACCGACGCGGGCCAGGCCGAGTGGCTCTCGGCCGAGGCCCGGGTGCTGCTGGCGCTGTTCCAGGGCAACCACCTCACGCTGGGCCTGGAGGGCCAGCACCAGCTGCGCATCGGCCAGGAAGTCTTCGGCGGCGAGGGCCTGACGCCCCTGAACGAGCGCACGCTGCTGTCGCTCTACCTGCTGGACGAGTGGCGCCTGCACCCGCGGCTGAGCCTATCGGTGGGCGTGCGCGTGGACCGGTACTCGGACCTGGACGCCACGCCCTTCACCCCGCGCCTGGCCCTCATTGGCAGGCCCTATGCCGTGGGCCTCACCAAGCTCGTGGTGGGCCGCGCCTTCCGCGCCCCCAACGCCTACGAGCTGTTCTACGAGGACCGGCTCGTCACCCAGCGGCCCGCGCTCGAGCTCGACCCGGAGACCATCACCACCTTCGAGCTGGAGCACTCGCACGACCTGACGGACGAGCTGCGCCTGACGGTGGCCGGCTACCACAACCGCATCGCCAACCTGGTGACGCTGGAGCTGGAGCAGCTGGGCACGCCCCAGTGCGGCTCGACCCCCGGCACCGAGCAGTGCCTGGTGTACCGGAACACCTCCGGCGAGACGCTCGCCTGGGGCGCCGAGGCGGGCATCCACTGGCAGCCGGGCCGCTACCTGCTGGTGGACCTGAGCTACTCCTACGTGACGCTGCGCAACGCCTCGGACGAGGTGCAGGCCGTGGCCCCGGCCCACATCGCCTCCGGGCGCCTGCTCCTGCCCCTGGGCAACGGCGAGATGCGCCTGGCCACCCAGGCCACCTACCAGAGCGCGCGCAAGAGCAGCGCCAGCGCGCCCAGCGTGGGCGAGGCCGTGCTCGTCAGCTTCGGCATCTCCGGGGACCTGGCCCGCTTCCGCTACTTCGCCGGCGTGCAGAACCTGCTGGACGAGCGGTACACGCTGCCGGTGAGCAACGAAATCTCCACCGAGCCCGTGGCCCAGTACGGCCGCACCTTCACCCTCCAGCTCACGGGAGCCTTCTGA
- a CDS encoding colicin E3/pyocin S6 family cytotoxin, which yields MTWQELMLGSALWWSLAIMGHATLGEFDPSTGKQTQPADPTRRIEP from the coding sequence ATGACGTGGCAAGAATTAATGCTTGGCAGCGCGTTGTGGTGGAGCCTCGCCATCATGGGCCATGCCACCCTGGGCGAATTCGACCCATCCACCGGCAAGCAGACCCAGCCAGCGGATCCAACCCGGCGGATCGAACCGTGA
- a CDS encoding HIT family protein, with amino-acid sequence MSDVNAPCLGCAVVSGATRPVGGVLARVSGLVVHGVAAPSPLPGWVVISSEQHVRAWYELDGEPARELGPLAARVMRAQREVLGAEHAYAFAIGDVLRHFHLHLVPRFADTPQRLRGRGAFDFTEADALSAEALEAAAQALAAALRA; translated from the coding sequence ATGTCCGATGTGAACGCGCCCTGCCTGGGCTGTGCCGTGGTGAGCGGGGCCACCCGCCCGGTGGGGGGCGTGCTCGCCCGGGTCTCCGGGCTGGTGGTGCACGGGGTGGCCGCCCCGAGCCCCCTGCCCGGCTGGGTGGTGATTTCCAGCGAGCAACACGTGCGCGCCTGGTACGAGCTGGACGGCGAGCCCGCGCGCGAGCTGGGCCCGCTGGCCGCCCGGGTGATGCGCGCCCAGCGCGAGGTGCTCGGCGCCGAGCACGCCTACGCCTTCGCCATCGGCGACGTGCTGCGTCATTTCCACCTGCACCTGGTGCCCCGCTTCGCGGACACGCCGCAACGGCTCCGGGGCCGGGGGGCCTTTGACTTCACGGAGGCCGACGCGCTGTCCGCCGAGGCGCTGGAGGCCGCGGCCCAGGCGCTCGCCGCCGCCCTCCGGGCATGA
- a CDS encoding cytochrome B6 codes for MQRRPLRGILATGAVFLALGSAFAQPTKDPKPGGQKTPTPKETGDQTYNFPVVAEESFKAVMDRDMKEKGGVMRRQQTLLESRYDLSNRPSKLMMSGGRKAQQEGVRVKLPKGMTWEQLSAMNPAEIREKGLFPQGFLPLPHVKHAVGGQVFPQMEIDEIRKQEGRSLERFDVAFDVPEHLLPEFPPPIFLSQRPELGDVSQGKVLTIRNFYDIMNGKLTPVQMDGLRQLLTPFPQAEFNATDGRKVAEGSLGVACLDCHTNGHTNAAFHLNPDTRPQAARFRLDTTSLRGMFNQQIHGSKRSLRSIEDFTEFEQRTAYFNGDIADAAKKGVNEPDRPSQVAMMAQMQNMFDFPPAPKLLPTGRLDPAMATEMEKLGETVFHGKGQCATCHPAPSFLDNNMHDLKVERFFKPQTINDQFIHADGPIKAFTLRGIKDSPPYLHDGRLLTLEDTVEFFNLVLGLKLEPREKEALVHYMRAL; via the coding sequence ATGCAGCGCAGGCCTCTCCGTGGCATCCTCGCCACTGGCGCCGTCTTCCTCGCCCTGGGTAGCGCCTTCGCGCAGCCCACCAAGGACCCCAAGCCTGGAGGCCAGAAGACGCCCACGCCCAAGGAGACCGGAGACCAGACGTACAACTTCCCGGTGGTGGCCGAGGAGAGCTTCAAGGCCGTCATGGACCGAGACATGAAGGAGAAGGGCGGCGTCATGCGCCGCCAGCAGACGCTCCTGGAGTCCCGGTACGATCTCTCCAACCGGCCCTCGAAGCTCATGATGTCGGGCGGCCGCAAGGCCCAGCAGGAGGGCGTCCGCGTCAAGCTCCCGAAAGGGATGACGTGGGAACAGCTCTCCGCCATGAACCCGGCCGAGATCCGCGAGAAGGGCCTCTTTCCCCAGGGCTTCCTTCCGCTGCCCCACGTGAAGCACGCGGTGGGCGGGCAGGTGTTCCCGCAGATGGAGATCGACGAGATCCGCAAGCAGGAGGGCCGCTCCCTGGAGCGCTTCGACGTGGCCTTTGATGTGCCCGAGCACCTCTTGCCGGAGTTCCCGCCGCCCATCTTCCTCTCGCAGCGGCCCGAGCTGGGCGACGTCTCCCAGGGCAAGGTGCTCACCATCCGGAACTTCTACGACATCATGAACGGCAAGCTCACGCCCGTTCAGATGGACGGGCTGCGCCAGTTGCTCACGCCTTTTCCGCAGGCGGAGTTCAACGCGACGGATGGCCGGAAGGTGGCCGAGGGGAGCCTGGGCGTCGCCTGCCTCGACTGCCACACGAACGGCCATACCAACGCGGCCTTCCACCTGAACCCGGACACCCGGCCCCAGGCGGCGCGCTTCCGGCTCGACACCACCAGCCTCCGGGGCATGTTCAACCAGCAGATCCACGGCTCGAAGCGCTCGCTGCGCTCCATCGAGGACTTCACCGAGTTCGAGCAGCGCACCGCCTACTTCAATGGCGACATCGCCGATGCCGCCAAGAAGGGCGTGAACGAGCCGGACCGCCCCAGCCAGGTGGCGATGATGGCCCAGATGCAGAACATGTTCGACTTCCCGCCCGCCCCCAAGCTGTTGCCCACCGGGCGCCTGGATCCGGCCATGGCCACGGAGATGGAGAAGCTCGGCGAGACGGTGTTCCACGGCAAGGGCCAGTGCGCCACCTGCCACCCCGCGCCGTCCTTCCTCGACAACAACATGCACGACCTCAAGGTCGAGCGCTTCTTCAAGCCCCAGACGATCAACGACCAGTTCATCCACGCCGATGGCCCCATCAAGGCCTTCACCCTCCGCGGCATCAAGGACTCGCCGCCGTACCTGCACGACGGGCGCCTGCTGACGCTCGAGGACACGGTGGAGTTCTTCAACCTCGTCCTGGGCCTCAAGCTGGAGCCCCGGGAGAAGGAAGCGCTCGTCCACTACATGCGGGCCCTCTGA
- a CDS encoding NUDIX hydrolase, with protein MPLPEAPWRAAQQLTNALTRVAYRGVYSLAMAYWFVRRPEGSGVLVGIWCGSRVLLLQNSYKRLLSMPGGGAHRGESVPQTGARELREEVGLSVDPATLRPAFEVVVWEEFKRDHVFFVELDVDREPPLTLDQREVVWANFIEAQDALRLPLSAHVRAYLTDAVRRRHAPPP; from the coding sequence ATGCCCTTGCCCGAGGCCCCCTGGAGGGCCGCCCAGCAGCTCACCAATGCCCTGACCCGCGTGGCCTACCGGGGCGTCTACTCGCTGGCCATGGCGTACTGGTTCGTGCGCCGCCCGGAGGGCAGCGGCGTGCTGGTGGGCATCTGGTGCGGCTCGCGCGTCCTGCTGCTCCAGAACTCCTACAAGCGCCTGCTCAGCATGCCGGGGGGCGGTGCCCACCGGGGCGAGTCCGTGCCCCAGACGGGCGCCCGCGAGCTGCGCGAGGAGGTGGGCCTGTCCGTGGACCCCGCCACCCTGCGCCCCGCCTTCGAGGTGGTGGTGTGGGAGGAGTTCAAGCGGGACCATGTCTTTTTCGTGGAACTGGACGTGGACCGGGAACCGCCGCTCACCCTCGACCAACGCGAGGTGGTTTGGGCAAACTTCATCGAAGCCCAGGATGCGCTGCGGCTGCCGCTGTCCGCCCACGTCCGGGCCTACCTCACCGATGCCGTGCGAAGGCGGCACGCGCCCCCGCCCTGA
- a CDS encoding acyltransferase family protein — MAFDRAHAEFLSTRHFPGLDGLRCLSVLLVVAYHVSGLHSGLLGRGYLGVSLFFAISGFLITTLLLRERDGHGRISLARFYGRRALRIFPLYYAVIAVYVVTVLILEKGVQEKAEFFGNLPAFLTYTSNWLVPLVPDKRIIFYFAWSLATEEQFYLIWPGVMRVARRWGAPAFMVLLLTVSLVAPWAVETGRLDDGPLWVRILASFSPAICLGCLAAYAVHSRVGFAWVYRVLGAQWCAPALLVLVMAAVSTDGTAFWLTALVMTALVVACCLRNDHWLMPLLTLAPVRYVGMISYGIYLMHMLALNTVRRALPEQGFTVYFLLTMALSVVGAGLSYRYFESRFLRIKQRLTLEPKAPASPVLEKHVQPAVTSRATASGAPASNPVP; from the coding sequence ATGGCCTTCGATCGCGCCCACGCAGAATTCCTGAGCACCCGCCACTTCCCGGGACTGGATGGACTGCGCTGCTTGAGCGTCCTCTTGGTGGTGGCGTACCACGTCTCTGGCCTGCACTCGGGGCTGCTGGGGCGGGGGTACCTGGGGGTCTCCCTCTTCTTCGCCATCAGCGGCTTCCTCATCACCACGCTGCTGCTGCGCGAGCGCGACGGGCACGGCCGCATCTCGCTGGCGCGCTTCTACGGCCGGCGCGCGCTGCGCATCTTCCCGCTCTACTACGCGGTGATCGCCGTGTACGTGGTGACGGTGCTGATCCTGGAGAAGGGCGTGCAGGAGAAGGCGGAGTTCTTCGGGAACCTGCCGGCCTTCCTCACGTACACGTCCAACTGGCTCGTGCCGCTGGTGCCCGACAAGCGCATCATCTTCTACTTCGCCTGGTCGCTGGCCACCGAGGAGCAGTTCTACCTCATCTGGCCCGGCGTCATGCGCGTGGCGCGGCGCTGGGGGGCCCCGGCCTTCATGGTGTTGCTGCTGACGGTGTCGCTGGTGGCGCCGTGGGCGGTGGAGACGGGCAGGCTGGACGATGGGCCCTTGTGGGTGCGCATCCTGGCGAGCTTCTCGCCGGCCATCTGCCTGGGGTGCCTGGCGGCGTACGCGGTGCACTCGCGCGTGGGGTTCGCGTGGGTGTACCGGGTGCTGGGGGCGCAGTGGTGCGCACCAGCGCTCCTGGTGCTGGTGATGGCGGCGGTGTCCACGGATGGCACGGCGTTCTGGCTGACGGCGCTGGTGATGACGGCGCTGGTGGTGGCGTGCTGCCTGCGCAATGACCACTGGCTCATGCCGCTGCTGACGCTGGCGCCGGTGCGCTACGTGGGGATGATCAGCTACGGCATCTACCTGATGCACATGCTGGCGCTGAACACGGTGCGGCGGGCGCTGCCGGAGCAGGGCTTCACGGTGTACTTCCTGCTGACCATGGCGCTGAGCGTGGTGGGGGCGGGCCTGAGCTACCGCTACTTCGAGAGCCGGTTCCTGCGCATCAAGCAGCGCCTGACGCTGGAGCCCAAGGCGCCGGCGAGCCCCGTATTAGAGAAGCACGTGCAGCCGGCGGTGACGTCGCGGGCCACCGCCTCGGGGGCCCCCGCGTCCAACCCCGTGCCGTGA
- a CDS encoding class I SAM-dependent methyltransferase, whose protein sequence is MSPEGLPPGAPWPLAVTTSDRVDPALAERAQQAAREVGVPYVARHHKLPLKALLGHTAEALLVFEASAVALVDAHGVLRFSPGLGHLRVKQLDAGVQEDMLVRIAGLREGERVLDCTLGLGADAQTAARLVGPTGALTALEKSPALYLLAHHGLAGLPRHPQACPIEVVHADAGTYLRALPAGAFDAVLFDPMFERTRKSSHAFEMLRRHADYTPLTRETLAEAQRVARRVVVLKGSPYSSDFKKLGVQPEPARPNATVRWAKLPGSLGSE, encoded by the coding sequence ATGAGCCCGGAAGGCCTCCCCCCGGGCGCGCCGTGGCCCCTGGCCGTCACCACCTCCGACCGGGTGGACCCCGCGCTCGCGGAGCGGGCCCAGCAGGCGGCCCGGGAGGTGGGGGTGCCGTATGTGGCGCGGCACCACAAGCTGCCGCTCAAGGCACTGCTGGGGCACACCGCTGAAGCCCTCCTTGTCTTCGAGGCGTCCGCGGTGGCGCTCGTGGATGCGCACGGGGTGCTGCGCTTCTCGCCGGGGCTGGGGCACCTGCGGGTGAAGCAGCTCGACGCGGGCGTCCAGGAGGACATGCTCGTGCGAATCGCCGGGCTGCGCGAGGGGGAGCGCGTCCTCGACTGCACCCTGGGGCTGGGCGCCGATGCGCAGACGGCCGCGCGGCTGGTGGGCCCCACGGGCGCGCTCACCGCGCTGGAGAAGAGCCCCGCCCTCTACCTCCTGGCCCACCACGGGCTGGCCGGCCTTCCCCGCCACCCACAGGCCTGTCCCATCGAGGTGGTCCACGCGGACGCGGGCACGTACCTGCGCGCGCTGCCCGCGGGCGCCTTCGATGCGGTGCTGTTCGATCCGATGTTCGAGCGCACGCGCAAGTCCTCCCACGCCTTCGAGATGCTCCGCCGCCACGCGGACTACACGCCGCTGACGCGCGAGACGCTGGCCGAGGCCCAGCGCGTGGCCCGCCGCGTGGTGGTGCTCAAGGGCTCGCCCTACTCCAGCGACTTCAAGAAGCTGGGCGTCCAGCCCGAGCCCGCCCGGCCCAACGCCACCGTGCGCTGGGCGAAGCTGCCCGGGAGCCTCGGCTCAGAATGA